In the genome of Neovison vison isolate M4711 chromosome 3, ASM_NN_V1, whole genome shotgun sequence, one region contains:
- the PES1 gene encoding pescadillo homolog translates to MGGLEKKKYERGSATNYITRNKARKKLQLSLADFRRLCILKGIYPHEPKHKKKVNKGSTAARTFYLLKDIKFLLHEPIVNKFREYKVFVRKLRKAYGKSEWNTVERLKDNKPNYKLDHIVKERYPTFIDALRDLDDALSMCFLFSTFPRTGKCHVQTIQLCRRLTVEFLHYVIASRALRKVFLSIKGIYYQAEVLGQPIVWITPYAFSHDHPTDVDYRVMATFTEFYTTLLGFVNFRLYQSLNLHYPPKLEGQAYTEAKTSEDTYALDSESSMEKLAALGNSLARVVVPVEEEAEVDEFPADGEMTAQEEDRRKELEAQEKHKKLFEGLKFFLNREVPREALAFVIRSFGGDVSWDQSLCIGATYDVTDSCITHQIVDRPGQQTPVIGRYYVQPQWVFDCVNARLLLPVADYFPGVQLPPHLSPFVSEKEGDYVPPEKLKLLALQRGEHPENMDESEEEDEEEDNDGDGDEGGENEEEEEEDAEAGSEKEEEARLTALEEQRLEGKKPRVMEGTVKLEDKERLAQEEENEAKRLAIMMMKKREKYLYNKIMFGKRRKIREANKLAEKRKAHDEAVRSQKKAKKARPV, encoded by the exons ATGGGAGGCCTGGAGAAGAAGAAG TATGAACGAGGCTCCGCCACCAACTACATCACCCGAAACAAAGCCCGGAAGAAGCTGCAGCTGAGCCTGGCTGACTTCAG GCGGCTGTGCATCTTGAAGGGCATTTATCCCCATGAGCCCAAACATAAGAAGAAGGTTAATAAGGGCTCCACAGCGGCCCGAACTTTTTACCTTCTTAAAGACATCAAGTTCCTCCTCCATGAACCCATCGTCAACAAGTTCCGGGAATACAAG gtGTTCGTCCGGAAGCTCCGGAAGGCCTATGGGAAGAGTGAGTGGAACACTGTGGAGCGTCTGAAGGACAATAAGCCCAACTACAAACTTGATCACATTGTCAAGGAGCG GTACCCCACATTCATAGATGCTCTGCGGGACCTGGATGatgccctctccatgtgtttcCTCTTCTCCACCTTCCCACGGACTGGGAAGTGCCACGTGCAGACCATTCAGCTGTGCCGCCGGCTCACTGTGGAGTTCCTACACTATGTCATTGCCTCCCGCGCCCTGCGAAAG GTCTTCCTGTCCATCAAAGGCATTTACTACCAGGCCGAGGTACTGGGGCAGCCCATTGTGTGGATCACACCCTATGCTTTCTCCCACGAT CACCCGACAGATGTTGACTACAGGGTCATGGCCACCTTCACTGAGTTCTACACCACACTGCTGGGCTTCGTCAACTTCCGCCTCTACCAGTCGCTCAACCTGCACTACCCGCCCAAG CTGGAGGGGCAGGCCTACACAGAGGCGAAGACCAGTGAGGACACCTATGCATTGGACTCCGAGAGCTCTATGGAG AAACTGGCAGCCCTGGGTAACAGTCTGGCCCGCGTGGTGGTACCTGTGGAGGAGGAGGCTGAAGTGGATGAGTTTCCTGCTGATGGG GAGATGACAGCGCAAGAGGAGGACCGCAGGAAGGAGCTGGAGGCACAGGAAAAGCACAAGAAACTCTTTGAGGGCCTGAAGTTCTTCCTGAACCGTGAGGTGCCCCGCGAGGCCCTGGCTTTCGTCATCAG GAGCTTTGGGGGGGATGTGTCCTGGGACCAGTCTCTCTGCATTGGGGCCACATATGACGTCACAGACTCCTGCATCACCCACCAGATTGTCGATCGGCCTGGGCAGCAGACGCCTGTTATCGGCAG GTATTACGTGCAGCCCCAGTGGGTGTTTGACTGTGTGAATGCGCGGCTCCTCCTCCCCGTGGCAGACTACTTCCCCGGAGTGCAGCTGCCGCCACACCTCTCACCCTTCGTGTCGGAGAAGGAGGGAGATTACGTCCCTCCCGAGAAGCTGAAGCTGCTGGCCCTGCAGCGGGGGGAGCACCCAG AAAATATGGATGAATCTGaagaggaggatgaggaagaagacaatgatggtgatggtgatgaagggggagaaaatgaagaggaggaggaagaagatgcaGAGGCTGgttcagaaaaggaagaagaggcccGGCTGACAGCCCTGGAggagcagaggctggaggggaAG AAACCCAGAGTGATGGAAGGCACCGTGAAGCTGGAGGACAAGGAGAGGCTGGcgcaggaggaggagaatgaagccAAGCGCCTGGCCATCATGATGATGAAGAAGCGGGAGAAGTACCTTTATAACAAGATCATGTTCGGCAAGAGGCGCAAAATCCGAGAG GCCAACAAACTGGCAGAGAAGCGGAAAGCCCACGACGAGGCTGTGAGGTCTCAGAAGAAGGCCAAGAAGGCCAGGCCAGTGTGA